A genomic window from Scophthalmus maximus strain ysfricsl-2021 chromosome 17, ASM2237912v1, whole genome shotgun sequence includes:
- the camsap3 gene encoding calmodulin-regulated spectrin-associated protein 3 isoform X3 — MVDSPTMRKTSAVPEIKPLDSYDCTRAKICASVGWLLAKSYGSAENVPAELREPFYCDQYEQEHLKPPVTRLLQSSELYCRTYSLLLGGTGAEAQPKDNIALLELLTQKGIVSKDKDTLVTDADLRHKPIKMGAHLSVIDALMAVGAMETVTAVKTCGSAELLGGAPSWEDALLHWVNGLNQKLRVLTEGSQNESSEATEPQPLQPSCPTRWYWKLVPPRYRKDKILSKQMAIFPVVNEVSDLSSGCAVAAVIHYYCPGLLRLEDVCMKDCLSVADSLYNLQFIREFCDNCLKGCCHLALEDMLYTPQELQSNLLSFLAELLSWFEVQRPEFVQPINTLDGSTPVTPISLSGNSTSPSIFKRPFLPISSPASEGVGKTWSKKPLSRPLSAVSFSIPFGLDSDVDIVMGNPVITRSVSSDQLNQAAQNITRVPHTPPEDLSHLLNKPSGTNGPQRASWTTQTPSILGLAEQNDIVGSETGELPTIEEALQIIHNESKMEPRLHPDGAPDGFYLHSPDDPASSRHSSNLPAMSCSAPTRSGMMYRPTGESRETPRTRNTSECSRDDDSVLRDGSVDSDASEDMPKAQSTPTTPAAGAHSARCHSKEESDSGVKLTSFAERKKKQLMDSPKARESSSSQMTTWAQKSEESPNKSPQLTNEMSELGTRLEEKRKAIEAQKKRIEAIFAKHRQRLGKSAFLQLKKEQGEDKGEGKGGDGKVSTSSTEEELSHLTLEERLARMEDEDQQEQDEQRPLVKNEGNVEGGLQLNKEFSHSKENVGTPGEKGSGTPGEKMVAPLGDYNNAVSKLTAALSSLQSDMQRLTEQQNHLIKKKPTASNKSWVIPASPKTSTPAPTRMSRESNRDLNSASSSPSPSRKIANYTTPPKSPHVHRRAQSVPPKSPRHHQNSRPLDIKAPSLSRVLNTPRNVDRIPHLRRVNPLQSQVQTSSSFSIGDSGSLDDLRSSGPTPIPSPALTPIPTPTPTRRPAADDTLSEVGSNDDHSIFSLDLDAGSSHGHAAKKEGFADGGCSSGAPSECSFESDAPAGMLNGKRSSLIEISLSALQDGEEDDHIPDAFCDSMSDRTEPETKGGVGFFFKDDMERAEDEMAQRRAALLEKQQKRADEMKRRKLEQEKEKEANKPQWMIIEGWANKSEDRPQTPGTPPASRTPPPDGTPQRRGDFTRQEYERRHQLKIMEDLGKVLRQKPTTVRGVKKQRPKTVFRDDSVLSHSPVRGFMGTKLNKVYSHSTMNLSSMANDSGGLSIRKSPSRSHSPSRLLSPGRTIALNGEKDWENGSTISSPASIPEYTGPKLYKEPSFKSNKFIIHNAITRCCLAGKVNEPQKNKIVEDMEKCAANHFLILFRDTSCQFRAVYTMNPETEEMVRLTGIGPRIISPEMVESIYKYSSDRKQFTAIPSKTMSMSVDAFTIPGHFWQKRPGTPKKLGTPK; from the exons AGAATGTCCCCGCAGAGCTGCGTGAACCCTTCTACTGTGACCAGTATGAGCAGGAGCACCTTAAACCGCCAGTCACCCGCCTTCTGCAGTCCTCCGAACTCTACTGCCGCACCTACAGCCTATTACTGGGGGGCACCGGAGCTGAGGCGCAGCCCAAAGACAACATTGCCCTGCTGGAGCTCCTCACTCAGAAAGGCATAGTCTCCAAAGACAAGGACACACTAGTGACTGATGCAGACCTCCGTCATAAACCCATCAAAATG GGTGCTCACCTATCAGTCATCGATGCCCTGATGGCAGTGGGAGCCATGGAGACGGTGACTGCGGTGAAGACATGTGGTTCTGCCGAGCTGCTGGGTGGAGCTCCCAGCTGGGAAGATGCTCTACTTCATTGGGTTAACGGG TTAAACCAGAAGCTGAGAGTACTTACTGAAGGATCCCAGAATGAATCGTCTGAGGCTACAGAGCCCCAACCTCTTCAACCCTCT tgTCCTACTCGCTGGTACTGGAAGCTTGTTCCT cCCCGCTACAGGAAGGATAAAATTCTCTCCAAACAAATGGCAATCTTTCCAGTGGTGAATGAAGTCAGCGACTTGTCGAGTGGttgtgctgttgctgctgttataCATTACTATTGTCCTGGCTTGCTTAGACTTGAAG ATGTTTGTATGAAGGATTGCCTGTCTGTAGCAGACAGCCTATACAACTTGCAGTTCATCCGTGAATTCTGTGACAACTGTCTGAAGGGCTGCTGTCACTTGGCACTGGAGGACATGCTATATACACCACAGGAGCTTCAG aGCAACTTGCTGAGTTTCCTAGCAGAACTACTCAGCTGGTTTGAAGTACAAAGGCCAGAATTTGTTCAGCCAATAAACACGTTGG ATGGATCCACACCCGTAACGCCAATTAGCTTGAGTGGCAACAG TACTTCCCCTTCTATCTTCAAGAGGCCTTTCCTCCCCATCTCTTCCCCAGCATCAG AAGGAGTTGGAAAGACATGGAGCAAGAAACCCCTCAG CCGCCCCTTGTCAGCAGTGTCCTTCAGCATTCCTTTTGGCCTGGACAGTGATGTGGACATAGTGATGGGCAACCCTGTGATAACCCGCTCTGTAAGCTCAGACCAACTCAACCAAGCAGCCCAAAACATAACTCGGGTACCCCACACCCCTCCTGAAGACCTCAGCCATTTGCTTAACAAACCATCTGGCACCAATGGCCCACAGAGAGCCTCCTGGACCACCCAGACTCCAAGTATACTGGGGTTGGCAGAGCAGAATGACATTGTAGGGAGTGAAACTGGAGAGCTGCCTACAATTGAAGAGGCTCTCCAAATTATCCACAATGAGAGCAAGATGGAGCCTCGTTTACACCCGGATGGTGCTCCCGATGGGTTCTACCTCCACTCTCCTGATGACCCTGCTAGTTCGAGACATAGCAGCAACTTACCAGCCATGAGCTGCTCGGCCCCTACACGCTCAGGAATGATGTATCGGCCGACAGGAGAGTCTAGGGAGACCCCCCGCACAAGGAACACTTCTGAGTGTTCACGAGATGATGACTCAGTCTTGAGAGATGGTAGTGTGGACTCCGATGCATCAGAAGACATGCCTAAGGCCCAGTCTACTCCAACCACACCGGCTGCTGGAGCTCACTCTGCAAGGTGCCATAGCAAAGAGGAGTCTGACAGCGGTGTGAAGTTGACCAGCTTTGCAGAGCGCAAAAAGAAGCAGCTCATGGATTCTCCCAAAGCCAGGGAGTCCTCTTCTTCTCAGATGACCACATGGGCACAAAAGTCTGAAGAAAGCCCCAACAAGAGCCCTCAACTCACTAATGAGATGTCTGAGCTGGGAACTCGGCTTGAAGAGAAGCGCAAAGCTATCGAAGCCCAGAAGAAACGCATTGAGGCCATTTTTGCAAAGCACCGGCAAAGACTGGGGAAGAGTGCCTTTCTGCAGTTAAAGAAGGAGCAAGGAGAGGATAAGGGTGAAGGGAAAGGAGGGGATGGCAAGGTCAGCACCTCATCCACAGAAGAAGAACTCTCTCACTTGACACTGGAAGAAAGGCTAGCTCGCATGGAGGATGAAGACCAGCAGGAACAAGATGAACAGCGCCCCTTAGTGAAGAATGAAGGTAATGTCGAAGGGGGGCTTCAGTTGAACAAAGAGTTCAGTCACTCCAAAGAAAATGTGGGTACACCAGGAGAGAAGGGCTCTGGGACCCCGGGTGAAAAAATGGTAGCTCCACTAGGGGACTATAACAATGCCGTATCAAAGTTGACTGCAGCTCTTAGCTCCTTGCAAAGTGACATGCAGCGGCTGACTGAGCAGCAGAATCATCTTATCAAGAAAAAACCTACAGCTTCCAACAAATCCTGGGTTATTCCAGCCAGTCCTAAAACCTCCACCCCTGCCCCTACACGCATGTCTCGAGAATCCAACCGGGATTTAAattcagcctcctcctctccttctccatcgcGCAAAATTGCAAACTACACCACTCCTCCTAAATCTCCTCATGTCCATCGTAGAGCCCAATCTGTGCCCCCTAAAAGCCCTAGACACCACCAAAACAGTCGTCCCTTGGACATTAAGGCCCCATCCCTGTCTAGGGTACTCAACACACCTCGGAACGTGGACCGCATCCCCCACCTTCGTCGAGTAAATCCCTTGCAGTCTCAAGTCCAAACTTCGTCCTCATTCTCTATCGGTGACTCTGGCAGCCTAGATGACCTGCGTTCATCTGGACCAACTCCTATTCCCTCACCGGCACTGACTCCTATACCAACTCCTACCCCTACTCGCCGTCCTGCCGCAGATGACACCCTGTCAGAGGTCGGCTCCAATGACGACCATAGCATATTTAGCTTGGACCTGGATGCAGGGTCTTCACATGGTCATGCAGCTAAGAAGGAGGGGTTTGCAGATGGGGGCTGCAGCTCTGGTGCCCCATCAGAGTGCTCCTTCGAGAGTGATGCCCCTGCAGGGATGTTGAATGGCAAACGCAGTAGCCTGATTGAAATCTCGCTATCTGCTCTGCAAGACGGGGAGGAAGATGACCACATACCTGATGCTTTCTGTGACTCGATGAGTGacaggacagaaccagagactAAAGGAGGGGTTGGTTTCTTTTTCAAG GATGACATGGAGCGAGCAGAGGATGAGATGGCCCAGCGAAGAGCAGCTTTGCTGGAGAAACAGCAGAAGAGAGCGGATGAGATGAAAAGGCGCAAACTTgagcaggaaaaggaaaaagaagcaaa CAAGCCACAGTGGATGATCATAGAGGGCTGGGCGAACAAGAGTGAGGACAGACCCCAGACCCCAGGAACCCCTCCAGCATCACGAACACCACCACCAGACGGGACTCCCCAGCGGAGAGGAGACTTCACTCGGCAGGAGTATGAACGGAGACATCAGCTGAAGATCATGGAAGACTTGGGCAAGGTGCTGAGGCAGAAACCCACCACGGTCCGCGGTGTCAAGAAGCAGAGACCTAAGACAGTGTTCAGAGATGACTCTGTACTTTCGCATAGCCCTGTCAGGGGTTTCATGG GCACCAAGCTGAACAAAGTGTACTCCCACTCAACCATGAACCTGTCCTCCATGGCTAATGACTCTGGAGGCCTGTCTATTAGGAAGTCTCCCAG CCGTTCACACTCTCCCTCCCGGCTACTGTCACCAGGACGAACGATTGCTCTGAACGGAGAGAAAGACTGGGAGAACGGCTCCACTATTTCCTCCCCTGCCTCAATCCCAGAATACACAG GACCTAAGCTGTACAAGGAGCCTAGCTTTAAGTCCAACAAGTTCATCATCCATAATGCTATCACTCGCTGCTGCCTGGCCGGCAAGGTCAATGaaccacagaaaaacaagattgTAGAG GATATGGAGAAGTGCGCTGCCAATcatttcctcatcctcttcagagataccagctgtcaatTCAGAGCAGTTTACACCATGAACCCTGAAACAGAGGAGATGGTACGGCTCACTGGCATTGGCCCACGCATAATCTCACCTGAGATGGTAGAGTCCATTTACAAGTACAGCTCTGACCGCAAGCAGTTCACGGCCATCCCGTCCAAAACCATGTCCATGAGTGTTGACGCCTTCACCATCCCTGGTCACTTTTGGCAAAAGCGCCCAGGAACTCCCAAAAAGCTTGGCACCCCTAAATAA